In Tsuneonella sp. CC-YZS046, the genomic window AAGCAGCGGCTGACCATCGTCGGCATCGGCCTCGCGCCGGATTATATCTACGCGCTCGCGCCGGGCGATCTCATCCCCGACAATTCCCGCTTCGGCGTGTTCTGGATGGGCGAAGAGGCGCTGGAAGCGGCGACGGACCGGACCGAGGCGATCAATACGCTCGCCCTCACCCTGGAACGCGGCGCTTCGGAAGGGGATGTCATCCGCCGGATCGATTCCCTGCTCGCTCCCTATGGGGGCACCGGGGCCTACGGGCGGGAGGATCATCTCAGCCACGCCTTCCTGGAAAACGAGCTGATGCAGCTCGACGCGATGACGAAGGTGATCCCGCCGGTATTCCTGCTGGTCTCCACCTTCCTCGTCTATATCGTGCTGGGGCGGATGATCCGCACCGAACGCACGCAGATCGGGCTTATCAAGGCCTTCGGCTATTCGGACTGGGCGATCGGCTGGCATTATCTCAAGTTCGCGGTCGCAGTCGCGCTGCTGGCAACCATGCTCGGCTCCCTCGCCGGCATCTGGATAGGCAGGGCGATGACCCAGCTCTATGCCGAATATTACCGTTTTCCCTTTCTCTATTACCGCCTTTCTTCCGGCATTGTCCTGGGCGCCGCCGCACTCGCGATCGGGGCGGCGGGCCTGGGCGCGCTCGGCGGGATGCGCGCGGCGATCAGGCTCACTCCCGCCATCGCCATGTCGCCGCCCGCGCCGCCCGCCTACCGCGCCGGAATGGTGGAGCGGCTTGGGCACAAGGCCGGCTTTTCCGCCATCGGCCACATGATCGTGCGCCATATCGCCCGCTGGCCGGGGCGCTCGGCGGTCACTTCCTTCGGCGTCGCCCTCTCGATGGCGCTGCTCTTCGCCACCATGCAGTTCCTGGACGCGAGCCGGACGATGCTAAATTCCTATTTCTTCCGCTCCCAGCGCCAGGATCTCACGGTGAGTTTCACCGAGCCGCGCAACGAGGACGCGATCTTCGCGCTGGCCCAGATCCCGGGCGTGCAGCGTGTCGAGGCGACGCGCGCCATCGCGGTGAAGATGAGCCACGGGAACCGGGTGGAACGCACCGCGATCGAAAGCTCCGGCCCGGATTCCCTGCTTTCCGCCCGGATCGATAGCGACGGAAACGAGATCGCCCTGCCGCCGGCGGGGCTGATGCTGAGCCGCCAGCTTGCCGACCAGCTGGGAGTGCGCGCGGGGGACAGCGTCCATGTCGAAATGCTCGGAGGGCGCCGCACCCGGATGATGCAGCCCGTGGTCAGCATCGTCGACGAGTTCATCGGCGCACGCGCCTATGCCGCGGAGGCGACGCTGGAAGCCCTCGCCCGCGACGCGGCGCCGGTCGGCGCGGCCTTGCTGAAAATCGACCCCGATGCGCGCAGGGACATCCTCGCCCGGCTCAAGCAGATGCCGGTCGTGCTCGGCGTGACGGAGCGGGACGCGGCGCTGGAGCTGTTCGAGGAGATGCTCGACGAGAATCTCTTCACGATGATGTTCTTCTACATCTCCTTCGCCTCGGCGATCACGGTCGGCGTGGTCTACAACAGCGCGCGAATCCTGTTTTCCGAGCGCGCGCACGAACTCGCGACGCTGCGGGTGCTCGGCTATCATCGCAGCGAGGTCGGCATCGTCCTCCTGGGCGAGCTGGCCTTGCTCGTCGCCGCGGCGGTGCCCTTCGGCTGCCTCATCGGCTACTGGATGGCGCAACTGATGACCGCGATGTTCAGCTCCGATCTTTTCCGCCTGCCTTTCGCGCCTTCCCGCGCGACCTACGGCTATTCGATATTGATCGTGCTCGCAGCAGCGCTGGCGACGGCCTTCACGGTCGCGCTCAGGGTATTGCGGCTGGACATGGTGAGAGTACTGAAGGCGCGCGAGTGATGTGGGACAAGGTGAAACGCTGGCGATGGGCCATGGCTGGAGCAGCGATGCTGCTGCTCGGCCTTGTGTACGCCTTCTGGCCCGCTTCGGTGCCCGTAGACACCGCCAGGGTAACGCGCGGCGCCATGGCGGTGGGAGTTACCGACGACGGTGTGACGCGAGCCGAGGACTATTATATCGTGTCCGCGCCGGTCACCGGCTACCTCTCGCGCATCGAGCTTGAGGCAGGCGACGAGGTGACGCGCGGCGCGCTGATAACGCATATCACCGGCCGTCCCTCCACCCCGCTTGATCCGCGCAGCGCGCAGGAACTGCGCGGCGCCCTCGCCGCCGCCCAGGCAGCCGCAAGCAGCGCGCAGGCCACGCTCGCCCAGGCCAGAAGCGACCGCGCCCGGGCCGAGGAACTCGCCCGGCGGGGATTTCTTCCCAGGGCGCAGCTCGAGGCGGCACGCACCCGCGTTGCGACCGGCGAGGCCGCGCTCGCCCAGAGCCGGGCCGAAACCGCGCGCATTCGCGCGATGCTCGGCCAGCCGGTCGGATCGGCTGGCACGCCCGTGCCGGTGCGCGCGCCGGCCAGCGGCTCCGTGCTCTCGGTCATCACCGAAAGCGAAGGCGTGATTGCCGAAGGCGCGCCGATCATGACGATCGGCGATCCGCAGAAGATCGAAGTCGTGGTCGACCTGCTTTCGCGCGAGGCGGTGCGGATTAAGCCAGGCGACCGGGTCGAGATCACCCAATGGGGCGGCCCTGCCCCGCTGATCGGCCGGGTCGAACAGATCGAGCCTTTCGGCAAGCTCAAGATTTCCGCGCTCGGGATCGAGGAACAGCGGGTCAATGTCATCGTCCATTTCGACGAGAATGCGGCGAAAGAGGCCGCCCGATTGGGCCATGGCTACCAGGTCGATGCGACCATCATCCGGTGGCGCCGGCCGGACGCGCTGCGCGTGCCGATCGGCGCGCTGTTCCGCGGGGGTGACGGCGGCTGGCGCGTCTTCGTCGTGAAAGGCGGGCGGGCGGAAGAGCGCGCCCTTGCCATCGGCCAGATGAACGACACCTTCGGCGAAGTGACCAAAGGCCTTGCGGAAGGAGACGAGGTGATCCTCAATCCCGGCAACGCGCTGACCGGCGGCGCACGGATAAAGGCGCGCTGAGCAGGCTTATCGTCTCGGCCCCGCTTACCGGCCTATCAGGCCTAGCGCGTGGCGGATGAAAGCGTCACGGTCGAGCACCCAATTCGCATCCGCCGGAAGCCTGGGATCGGTAAAGGTCCAGCCTTCCTGCGAATAGGCACGCCCAATTCGCCCGGTCGTGTTGAACGCCAGCGACACCATGCGTTGCTGGGCCAGCGTGGTGCGCTCATTCCCCCGGACCACCGTGCTGCCCGGCTCAAGGCCGGTTCCCTGCGGCCTGAGCGCGAATACATAAGGCTCGGTCCGAAAGCTCTCGACCGACGTGTTCTGGAATACCGAGAGATAGACCTGATCCAGCACGGACAGGGGCGATGCGGGCATCCGCCAGTTCGGGCTGACCAGCAGGTTCCAGGGATAATGCTCGCGCGGCCCGTAGATGATCTCGGTGCGCAAATCGACAAGCGTGTCTCGCGGGTCTTGCGCCGGTGCGAAGCGCTTCAATCTGAGGTTGTTCGACCAGGTAAAGCCGAAGGCGGAAATATCTATCAGCGGCATTGCCGAAGGCGGCTGGCTATTCGGAAGGTTCGAAACCGTCACATTCTCGTAGACGCGAAGATAGGCCTTGTCCTTGAGCTGATGCCCGCTCGCGATGTTTTTCCACGCAAGCTGGCCGCGCCAGCTGGAATTGCGGAAATGGGATACCAGCGTGCCATTGATGTAAGTCCCGTGCTCCTGATCGACATTTGTGCCGACATTTCCGGCGATCTCGCTGTCCTCGATGTAGAGCATCGTTTCGCCGCCGGGCGCGAACACGGCGTTCTTGCCGCCGAAAATTTTCGAGCGGCGGACAACGGCCGAAAACAGTCCGGGCCGCGTCGTGCCGTCCACCTCGAGATGGAGCGCGCCCTTGGCTTCGACGGCGCCCGGGAAATCCAGCTCGATATCACGCATTTCGAAATGGATTCTCTGCGCCCCGATTTCGAACATGCGCAGGTTTATGGTCGCCCATTGGCCACCAGTGCGGAACGTAACCCGCCGCCCGGGAATGGAAGAACGCAGAATATATTGCGTGCCCTGCAGAGAGCCCGCGATCTGGGGCAACCACGGGGAAAACGGATATACGCAGGGGCGGCCAGCGCCATCGACGGCTTCATAGATAAACTCATATCCGCCTTCGGCCCGTCCATAGAGCGAAGCGGCATCGCGCCCTTCATACACTTCCTGCCCGGCGGCGCGCGATGCCTCGCATTTGATG contains:
- a CDS encoding ABC transporter permease, which encodes MKALDLKLVRDLWHMRGQALAIALVLAAATATFILSTSVHRSLTETRDAYYARNDFADVFASMTRAPRGIVARVAEIPGVRRAEGSIQQFATLDFPDRVEPMRALINSVNEHGHSRLNRLTLRQGRMPHPGQPSEVVADEAFAEANALAIGASMDALIYGKKQRLTIVGIGLAPDYIYALAPGDLIPDNSRFGVFWMGEEALEAATDRTEAINTLALTLERGASEGDVIRRIDSLLAPYGGTGAYGREDHLSHAFLENELMQLDAMTKVIPPVFLLVSTFLVYIVLGRMIRTERTQIGLIKAFGYSDWAIGWHYLKFAVAVALLATMLGSLAGIWIGRAMTQLYAEYYRFPFLYYRLSSGIVLGAAALAIGAAGLGALGGMRAAIRLTPAIAMSPPAPPAYRAGMVERLGHKAGFSAIGHMIVRHIARWPGRSAVTSFGVALSMALLFATMQFLDASRTMLNSYFFRSQRQDLTVSFTEPRNEDAIFALAQIPGVQRVEATRAIAVKMSHGNRVERTAIESSGPDSLLSARIDSDGNEIALPPAGLMLSRQLADQLGVRAGDSVHVEMLGGRRTRMMQPVVSIVDEFIGARAYAAEATLEALARDAAPVGAALLKIDPDARRDILARLKQMPVVLGVTERDAALELFEEMLDENLFTMMFFYISFASAITVGVVYNSARILFSERAHELATLRVLGYHRSEVGIVLLGELALLVAAAVPFGCLIGYWMAQLMTAMFSSDLFRLPFAPSRATYGYSILIVLAAALATAFTVALRVLRLDMVRVLKARE
- a CDS encoding efflux RND transporter periplasmic adaptor subunit; the encoded protein is MWDKVKRWRWAMAGAAMLLLGLVYAFWPASVPVDTARVTRGAMAVGVTDDGVTRAEDYYIVSAPVTGYLSRIELEAGDEVTRGALITHITGRPSTPLDPRSAQELRGALAAAQAAASSAQATLAQARSDRARAEELARRGFLPRAQLEAARTRVATGEAALAQSRAETARIRAMLGQPVGSAGTPVPVRAPASGSVLSVITESEGVIAEGAPIMTIGDPQKIEVVVDLLSREAVRIKPGDRVEITQWGGPAPLIGRVEQIEPFGKLKISALGIEEQRVNVIVHFDENAAKEAARLGHGYQVDATIIRWRRPDALRVPIGALFRGGDGGWRVFVVKGGRAEERALAIGQMNDTFGEVTKGLAEGDEVILNPGNALTGGARIKAR